In Paenibacillus sp. 1781tsa1, one DNA window encodes the following:
- a CDS encoding ABC transporter permease: MSGTNNKKNETANTNLTSQAAVKPQESVSLFKDAMYRLATNKAAMISLSVLVLVVIFALIGPTSLFTSYNYYSNDLMNANAAPSAEHWFGTDELGRDVWVRTWVGARVSLTVGLAAALIDLVIGVIYGAIMGYYGGRVDGIMNKFSEILYSLPYMLVVILLLVVLEPSLTTIIIALTITGWISMSWIVRGEIMQLKNRDFILAARSMGASTGRQLFRHLLPNAVGPIIVTLTLSIPNAIFAEAFLSFLGLGVSAPRSSLGSMINDALTGWTLYPWRMWFPAGLMVLTMLAFNLLGDGLRDALDPKLRK, translated from the coding sequence TTGTCTGGCACGAATAATAAAAAGAATGAAACGGCGAACACGAACCTGACTAGTCAGGCAGCGGTTAAACCGCAAGAAAGTGTATCCCTTTTTAAAGATGCCATGTACAGACTTGCAACCAATAAGGCTGCAATGATAAGTCTGAGTGTATTGGTTCTTGTCGTGATTTTCGCTTTGATTGGTCCAACTTCTTTGTTTACAAGTTATAATTATTATTCCAATGATTTGATGAATGCCAACGCGGCACCAAGTGCAGAGCATTGGTTTGGTACGGATGAACTTGGTCGTGATGTATGGGTAAGAACATGGGTTGGTGCTCGTGTATCCCTTACTGTCGGCTTGGCAGCAGCTCTAATTGACCTTGTTATTGGTGTAATCTATGGTGCGATTATGGGTTACTACGGTGGACGTGTTGATGGTATCATGAACAAATTCTCCGAAATCCTGTATTCCCTGCCTTACATGCTCGTTGTTATCTTGTTGTTGGTTGTATTGGAACCAAGTCTGACAACCATCATCATAGCCCTCACCATTACCGGCTGGATCAGTATGTCCTGGATTGTACGTGGTGAGATTATGCAACTCAAAAACAGAGACTTCATTCTCGCGGCCCGCTCCATGGGTGCAAGTACCGGACGTCAATTGTTCCGTCACTTGTTGCCAAATGCAGTTGGTCCGATTATCGTAACGTTGACATTGTCTATTCCTAACGCGATTTTTGCTGAGGCGTTTCTGAGCTTCCTCGGACTTGGTGTATCTGCACCGAGATCATCCCTGGGATCCATGATTAATGACGCTCTCACAGGCTGGACGCTGTATCCTTGGCGGATGTGGTTCCCAGCGGGTCTGATGGTACTGACTATGCTTGCATTTAACTTGCTCGGTGATGGTCTGCGCGACGCGCTTGATCCGAAATTACGTAAATAG
- a CDS encoding ABC transporter ATP-binding protein yields MEPILTVKDLSVSFSTRSGEFDAVKNVSFEIGKGETLGIVGESGSGKSVTAQTIMKLIPSPPSKVKSGEITFHGQDLLNKTDKQMEAIRGKDIGMIFQDPMTSLNPTIKIGKQITEVLRKHQNMSKQAADKAALEMLELVGIKNAAIRMNHYPHQFSGGMRQRAMIAIALACRPSLLIADEPTTALDVTIQAQILDVMKDMQQKLGTSIMLITHDLGVVAGMCDRVVVMKEGEVVETGTTAEIFSNPQHPYTIKLLNALPRLDEPKKEKPAPAGIIKGSNKPLVQVKNLKQYFNLGKGNILKAVNDVSFDIFEGETLGVVGESGCGKSTTGRTILRLYEPTGGSVNFNGTDIYKLSPRKMKEMRKDMQMIFQDPYASLNPRFNVMDIIGESLDIHGLASSSKERKRRVEELLDLVGLNPSHALRYPHEFSGGQRQRIGIARALAVDPKFIICDEPLSALDVSIQAQVVKLLEELQQRLGLTYLFIAHDLSMVKHISDRVAVMYMGKVVELAESEELYANPVHPYTKTLLSAIPVPDPEVEANKRRILLPEEHMSPIQNGSGGPANDPYNLENAQLIEVSKGHWVAEPYV; encoded by the coding sequence ATGGAGCCGATTTTAACAGTCAAGGACTTGAGCGTATCATTCTCAACGCGCTCTGGTGAATTTGATGCGGTTAAAAATGTGAGTTTTGAAATTGGCAAAGGAGAGACGCTGGGGATCGTAGGTGAATCTGGTAGTGGTAAGAGTGTTACCGCCCAAACCATCATGAAATTGATTCCCTCCCCGCCTTCGAAGGTCAAAAGCGGAGAAATTACTTTTCACGGGCAAGACCTGCTGAATAAGACAGACAAACAAATGGAAGCGATTCGTGGTAAAGATATCGGTATGATCTTCCAAGATCCAATGACTTCTTTGAATCCTACCATTAAAATTGGTAAACAAATTACCGAAGTATTGCGCAAGCATCAGAACATGTCCAAACAAGCGGCGGATAAAGCTGCTTTGGAAATGCTGGAACTTGTAGGAATTAAAAATGCGGCAATCCGCATGAATCATTATCCACACCAATTCTCTGGTGGTATGCGTCAGCGTGCCATGATTGCAATCGCGCTTGCATGTCGTCCATCCCTTCTGATTGCGGATGAGCCGACAACTGCACTTGACGTTACCATTCAGGCTCAAATTCTGGATGTCATGAAAGACATGCAGCAAAAGCTTGGAACATCAATTATGCTGATTACGCATGACCTTGGTGTCGTAGCGGGTATGTGTGACCGTGTTGTTGTTATGAAGGAAGGCGAAGTTGTTGAAACAGGAACAACTGCTGAAATCTTCAGTAACCCACAACATCCATATACGATTAAATTGCTCAATGCTTTACCTCGCCTGGACGAGCCCAAAAAGGAAAAACCAGCTCCAGCTGGTATTATCAAAGGCAGCAACAAGCCGCTGGTACAAGTGAAAAACTTGAAACAGTACTTTAATTTGGGTAAAGGTAACATTCTCAAAGCGGTCAATGACGTAAGCTTTGATATCTTTGAAGGAGAAACACTTGGCGTTGTAGGTGAGTCCGGCTGTGGTAAATCCACAACAGGTCGAACCATTCTGCGTCTTTATGAGCCAACTGGCGGAAGTGTTAACTTCAACGGAACGGATATCTACAAGTTGTCCCCACGCAAAATGAAAGAAATGCGTAAAGATATGCAGATGATCTTCCAAGATCCATATGCATCCCTTAACCCGCGTTTCAATGTTATGGATATTATCGGAGAGTCCCTTGATATTCATGGTCTGGCTTCCAGCTCTAAAGAGCGCAAGAGAAGAGTGGAAGAGCTGCTTGACCTGGTAGGACTGAATCCAAGTCATGCACTTCGTTATCCACATGAATTCTCTGGTGGTCAAAGACAACGGATCGGGATTGCGCGTGCACTTGCTGTAGACCCTAAATTCATCATCTGTGATGAGCCATTGTCTGCACTGGATGTATCCATTCAGGCACAGGTCGTTAAATTGCTTGAAGAACTCCAGCAACGTCTCGGCTTGACATATCTGTTCATTGCGCATGACTTGTCGATGGTTAAACATATCAGTGACCGTGTAGCTGTAATGTATATGGGTAAAGTGGTTGAGCTCGCAGAAAGTGAAGAATTGTATGCGAACCCTGTCCACCCTTATACGAAAACGTTGCTCTCAGCGATCCCTGTACCTGATCCGGAAGTGGAAGCGAACAAACGTCGCATCTTGCTGCCGGAAGAGCATATGAGCCCGATTCAGAATGGATCCGGTGGTCCTGCAAATGACCCGTAC